From a single Bryobacter aggregatus MPL3 genomic region:
- a CDS encoding protein-glutamate methylesterase/protein-glutamine glutaminase — MGSHAEAPRPIRVLIVDDSAVVRRLLTEALQQEAGIEVVGSAPDPFVARDQILALAPDVLTLDIEMPRMDGLSFLRRLMHYQPMPVIILSSLGRSGREATLEALRLGAVDVLSKPSGSYSLGDLSANLASKIRRAASVRLGVAPGVATGAAPRPSLRHLVAIGSSTGGTQAIEKVLEAFPADCPPIVIAQHIPAGFSRSFAERLNQCLAMEVKQAEDGDPVSRGRVLIAPGNFHMRLVKGAEGYRVTVQDGPLVCYQRPSVDVLFDSVAQHAGADAVAVILTGMGSDGAQGMKRIREKGGWTIAQDQASCVVYGMPGEAVKAEAVEESRSLSQIPAAIEEALLRAPLLKSS, encoded by the coding sequence ATGGGGTCCCATGCGGAGGCGCCGCGCCCGATTCGTGTGCTGATCGTCGACGATTCCGCGGTCGTACGCCGCCTGCTCACCGAGGCCCTGCAGCAGGAAGCGGGCATTGAGGTCGTGGGGAGTGCTCCCGACCCCTTTGTGGCGCGCGATCAGATTCTGGCCCTCGCCCCCGACGTGCTGACGCTGGATATTGAAATGCCCCGGATGGATGGGCTGAGTTTTCTCCGGCGTCTGATGCATTACCAGCCTATGCCTGTGATCATCCTCAGTTCGCTGGGGCGTTCGGGCCGCGAGGCGACGCTGGAGGCGCTGCGTCTGGGGGCGGTGGATGTGCTGAGCAAGCCATCGGGATCTTATTCTTTGGGAGACTTGTCGGCAAATCTGGCGAGCAAGATCCGCCGTGCGGCCAGTGTGCGGCTGGGGGTGGCTCCGGGAGTGGCTACCGGGGCGGCGCCACGCCCCAGTTTGCGGCATCTGGTGGCGATTGGTTCTTCCACCGGGGGCACCCAGGCGATCGAGAAGGTCTTAGAAGCCTTCCCGGCGGACTGTCCGCCGATTGTGATTGCACAACACATCCCGGCGGGCTTCAGCCGCTCCTTTGCCGAGCGGCTGAACCAATGCCTGGCGATGGAGGTCAAGCAGGCAGAAGACGGCGATCCGGTGTCGCGCGGGCGGGTGCTGATTGCTCCGGGCAATTTTCACATGCGATTGGTGAAGGGGGCGGAGGGCTATCGCGTGACGGTGCAGGATGGGCCGCTGGTCTGTTACCAGCGGCCGAGTGTCGATGTTCTGTTTGACTCGGTTGCCCAGCATGCGGGGGCGGATGCGGTGGCGGTGATCCTGACCGGGATGGGCAGCGATGGGGCGCAAGGGATGAAGCGCATCCGTGAAAAAGGCGGCTGGACGATTGCGCAGGATCAGGCCAGTTGCGTGGTGTATGGGATGCCGGGCGAGGCGGTGAAGGCCGAGGCGGTGGAGGAGTCGCGGAGCCTGAGTCAGATTCCGGCTGCGATTGAAGAAGCGCTGCTGCGCGCGCCCCTCCTCAAGTCGAGCTAG
- a CDS encoding DUF6644 family protein, producing MGLEQFCHWLGNTATGTALRESLWVFPILETIHVLAIALLCGTAAIFDLRLLGLLLQGESVRSVQRRVMPLAWAGAVVLLGSGALLFWAGAEKLYANPAFRVKLLLLVIAGVNPLLFHFGVYRRIADWDLDAIAPPAARRAAWTSLAVWSGVIIAGRAIAYL from the coding sequence ATGGGGTTGGAGCAGTTCTGTCACTGGCTCGGGAACACGGCGACGGGCACGGCGCTGCGGGAGTCGCTGTGGGTGTTTCCGATTCTTGAAACCATTCATGTGCTGGCGATCGCCCTGTTGTGCGGGACGGCGGCGATCTTTGATCTGCGCCTGCTCGGGCTTCTGCTGCAGGGGGAGTCTGTACGCTCCGTACAGAGGCGTGTGATGCCGCTGGCTTGGGCGGGCGCGGTGGTTCTTCTGGGGAGCGGTGCGCTCCTGTTCTGGGCCGGGGCGGAAAAGCTCTATGCGAACCCGGCCTTCCGGGTGAAGCTGCTGCTTCTGGTGATTGCTGGAGTGAACCCGTTGCTCTTCCACTTTGGTGTCTATCGCCGCATTGCCGATTGGGATCTCGATGCAATTGCCCCACCGGCGGCACGCCGCGCCGCCTGGACTTCGCTGGCTGTCTGGAGCGGGGTTATCATCGCTGGCCGCGCGATTGCGTATCTATAG
- a CDS encoding CheR family methyltransferase yields the protein MLKHAPEPASAATRLRPSLFAAVRNFAYRAAGIDLQEGKQLMVAARLWKRARAHGFPTADDYFAAVQRDPGGALEIDLIDALTTNFTSFFREPAHFEFLRARILPQLRLRSSFPIWTAASSTGEEPYSIAVTLLEELGADAGRRARVLASDISTKVLDRASAGIYPEERFRSLPPDWRRRYLLRGTGEQAGNYRFRPEVRNLIQFQRINLMESLPLEDRFPLIFLRNIMIYFDRPTQARVIAALTEKLEPGGYLFLGHSESLNGISHQLDHIQVAIYRKPGEWGA from the coding sequence ATGTTGAAACATGCGCCGGAACCCGCTTCGGCTGCGACGCGTCTGCGTCCCAGTCTCTTTGCGGCGGTGCGCAATTTTGCCTATCGGGCTGCAGGAATCGACTTGCAGGAAGGCAAGCAGCTGATGGTGGCCGCGCGCCTTTGGAAGCGGGCCAGGGCACATGGCTTCCCCACGGCGGACGATTACTTTGCGGCCGTGCAGCGGGATCCAGGGGGGGCACTTGAAATCGACCTGATCGATGCCCTGACCACAAACTTTACGAGCTTCTTCCGGGAACCCGCCCACTTTGAGTTCCTGCGGGCGAGGATTCTGCCGCAGCTCCGGTTGCGGTCTTCGTTTCCGATCTGGACCGCCGCCAGTTCGACAGGAGAAGAGCCGTATTCGATTGCGGTCACTTTGCTGGAGGAACTGGGGGCGGATGCAGGGCGCCGGGCCAGAGTCCTGGCGAGCGATATCTCGACCAAGGTGCTGGACCGGGCGTCTGCGGGCATCTATCCGGAGGAGCGCTTCCGGTCCCTGCCGCCGGACTGGCGGCGGCGCTATCTGTTGCGAGGGACGGGAGAGCAGGCGGGGAACTACCGCTTTCGCCCGGAAGTCCGGAATCTGATCCAGTTCCAGCGCATCAACCTGATGGAAAGCCTCCCGCTCGAGGACCGCTTTCCCCTGATCTTTCTGCGCAACATCATGATCTACTTTGACCGGCCGACGCAGGCGCGTGTGATTGCGGCGCTGACGGAGAAACTGGAGCCCGGGGGCTATTTGTTTCTGGGGCATTCGGAGAGTTTGAATGGCATCTCCCACCAGTTGGATCATATTCAGGTTGCCATCTATCGCAAGCCGGGCGAGTGGGGAGCGTAA
- a CDS encoding RrF2 family transcriptional regulator produces the protein MRTISKKTQYCLRAMYALTRHYGKGPTLISKLSNEESIPLQFLEQILLHLKRSGLIESKKGKGGGYSLVRPPNEVTIGSVIRIAEGPLAPLPCASDTAFRKCDECEDVRTCGTRFVMRQVRDATAKILDNTTLEQVCKYMDSQKSAPGAATPDELMYYI, from the coding sequence ATGCGAACGATTTCGAAGAAAACGCAGTACTGTCTGCGGGCGATGTATGCGCTGACACGGCATTATGGCAAAGGCCCAACGCTGATCTCCAAGTTGTCGAATGAGGAGTCGATTCCTCTGCAGTTTCTTGAACAAATTCTGCTCCATCTGAAGCGGAGCGGGCTGATTGAGAGCAAGAAAGGCAAAGGGGGAGGCTATTCGTTGGTTCGCCCCCCCAATGAAGTCACGATTGGTTCGGTGATCCGGATTGCGGAAGGTCCCCTGGCTCCGCTGCCTTGCGCGAGCGATACTGCATTTCGGAAGTGCGACGAATGTGAAGACGTGCGCACTTGTGGCACCCGTTTTGTCATGCGCCAGGTGCGCGATGCCACTGCAAAGATCCTCGACAACACGACGCTCGAGCAAGTCTGCAAGTACATGGACTCACAGAAGAGCGCACCGGGCGCCGCGACGCCCGATGAGCTGATGTACTACATCTGA
- a CDS encoding sulfurtransferase has product MPSSYAYPEVLVSPAWLSRRLDDPSLRIVEVDLDPKAYWQGHIPGALSWSWSTQLSDPLTRDILSKNQFELLLSDAGIDPSTTVVLYGDHNNWFAAWAFWQLKIFGHQDVRLLNGGRSKWIREGRALSLEEPVYPSTIYFAADPDPSLRALLPEVRERQVAGSADFVDVRSVQEFSGEILAPPGSIESCQRGGHIPGAKNIPWSATTRKDGMFKSFLELRKLFADAGVDGSRPVITYCRIGERSSHTWFVLRYLLGYLAVKNYDGSWTEWGNLVGAPVERGPGF; this is encoded by the coding sequence ATGCCGTCCTCTTACGCTTATCCTGAAGTCCTTGTGAGCCCTGCCTGGCTCTCCCGGCGCCTGGATGATCCGTCGCTGCGGATTGTCGAAGTTGATCTTGATCCCAAGGCCTATTGGCAAGGCCACATCCCTGGAGCGCTTTCCTGGTCCTGGAGTACGCAGTTGAGCGATCCGCTCACACGCGACATCCTGTCCAAGAACCAGTTCGAGCTCCTGTTGAGTGATGCGGGCATTGATCCGTCCACCACCGTTGTGCTGTACGGGGACCACAACAACTGGTTTGCTGCCTGGGCTTTTTGGCAGCTGAAGATCTTTGGGCACCAGGATGTCCGGCTCCTCAATGGCGGGAGAAGCAAATGGATCCGCGAGGGCCGTGCGCTTTCGCTGGAGGAGCCGGTCTATCCGTCCACGATCTACTTTGCGGCCGATCCAGACCCGTCTCTGCGCGCACTGTTGCCGGAGGTGCGGGAACGCCAGGTGGCAGGATCTGCCGATTTTGTGGATGTGCGCAGTGTGCAGGAGTTTTCAGGCGAGATTCTGGCGCCTCCCGGTTCGATCGAGAGTTGCCAGCGGGGCGGGCACATTCCCGGGGCGAAGAACATTCCTTGGAGCGCGACGACGCGCAAGGACGGCATGTTCAAGAGTTTTCTGGAATTGCGAAAGCTCTTTGCCGATGCAGGGGTAGACGGATCACGGCCCGTGATTACCTATTGCCGGATTGGCGAGCGATCGAGCCACACGTGGTTTGTCCTGCGTTATCTGTTGGGCTATCTGGCCGTGAAAAACTATGACGGTTCGTGGACGGAGTGGGGCAATCTGGTGGGCGCGCCTGTCGAGCGTGGCCCCGGCTTCTAA
- a CDS encoding DUF503 domain-containing protein, which produces MASIGVITMELHMPEAQSLKDKRHWVLGLKERLRNRHHVAVAEIDFQDVLTRGVVAAVTVSNHRAHCEQQLLAVERSAADFLGPLLTDVHFEYF; this is translated from the coding sequence ATGGCGTCCATCGGTGTCATTACGATGGAGCTGCACATGCCCGAGGCGCAATCCCTCAAGGACAAGCGCCACTGGGTTCTCGGCCTGAAAGAAAGACTCCGCAACCGCCATCATGTGGCGGTTGCGGAGATTGATTTTCAGGATGTATTAACGCGAGGTGTGGTGGCCGCGGTCACGGTTTCCAATCACCGCGCGCATTGTGAACAGCAACTGCTCGCCGTCGAGAGGAGCGCCGCTGATTTTCTCGGTCCCCTCCTCACCGACGTGCACTTTGAGTATTTCTAG
- a CDS encoding peroxiredoxin family protein, protein MQVSVQSLAVLTTLAWGLSVSAAENLDGRWAASLKAANGVEIPFRLDISRKGEQVTGTLYNGRDPKTTSSARIENGKLELNFEHYLTSIRAEVQNGELVGQIVSLKKATVTQGPLGNQQYAGTERQAAAYRSSTGTPFHAKRYVAPTAQAAAQAPQIGGVWEVAQETPKGEKAWRLIVEQKGSEILATILRIDGDTGALTGEFKDGSFVASHYDGARPGLVVLTPQADGSLNVKLNATPRIVEVTAFRPEVARAKGLPEPTNFLTHTTVRDPNEVFTYSFPDVNGKTISNEDPLVKGKVVVAVVTGTWCPNCHDEAQYLVQLQKKYGAQGLQVIALDFEEEDQLQSLTRVHAFIKKYGVPYPYLIAGTPAEMWDKVPQAVNLNTWPATFFVGRDGKVKAVHSGFAAPASGPYHVALKEEFTSIIEGLLKEKPAETNSTLSAAAAGLH, encoded by the coding sequence ATGCAGGTCTCCGTACAATCTTTAGCCGTCCTGACCACTCTGGCTTGGGGGCTCAGCGTCTCTGCCGCAGAAAATTTGGATGGACGATGGGCAGCATCGCTCAAGGCCGCCAACGGGGTTGAGATTCCGTTCCGGCTCGACATCTCCCGCAAGGGGGAGCAAGTGACCGGCACGCTCTACAACGGCCGCGATCCCAAAACCACCTCCAGCGCCCGAATCGAGAACGGCAAGCTCGAGCTGAATTTCGAACACTACCTCACCTCGATTCGGGCCGAAGTCCAGAATGGCGAACTTGTCGGTCAAATCGTCTCGCTGAAGAAGGCCACCGTCACCCAGGGTCCGCTGGGCAACCAGCAGTATGCGGGCACGGAGAGACAGGCAGCGGCCTACCGCAGCAGCACTGGCACGCCCTTCCATGCCAAACGCTATGTCGCCCCCACGGCTCAGGCTGCCGCACAAGCGCCACAGATCGGGGGCGTCTGGGAAGTGGCCCAGGAAACACCCAAAGGAGAAAAAGCCTGGCGCCTGATTGTCGAACAGAAGGGCTCTGAGATCCTCGCCACTATCCTGCGCATCGATGGCGACACCGGCGCGCTGACCGGCGAGTTCAAGGACGGGAGCTTTGTCGCCAGCCACTACGACGGCGCCCGGCCCGGCCTGGTGGTCCTGACGCCCCAGGCGGATGGCAGCTTGAACGTGAAGCTCAATGCCACACCGCGCATTGTCGAAGTCACCGCCTTCCGCCCAGAGGTGGCTCGTGCAAAGGGTTTGCCCGAACCGACGAACTTTCTCACCCACACCACCGTGCGCGACCCGAATGAGGTCTTTACCTACAGCTTCCCCGACGTAAACGGCAAGACGATCTCGAACGAAGATCCGCTGGTCAAGGGCAAGGTGGTGGTGGCCGTGGTGACGGGCACCTGGTGTCCCAACTGCCATGACGAGGCGCAGTATCTTGTCCAGCTCCAGAAGAAGTACGGCGCCCAGGGTTTGCAGGTGATCGCCCTCGACTTTGAGGAAGAGGATCAGTTGCAGTCACTCACCCGCGTCCACGCCTTCATCAAGAAGTACGGCGTTCCCTACCCCTATCTCATCGCAGGCACGCCAGCCGAGATGTGGGATAAGGTACCCCAGGCCGTCAATCTGAACACCTGGCCCGCCACCTTCTTTGTCGGCCGCGATGGCAAGGTGAAGGCGGTGCACTCCGGCTTTGCCGCTCCGGCGAGTGGTCCTTATCATGTGGCCCTCAAGGAAGAGTTCACCTCCATCATCGAAGGGCTGCTCAAAGAGAAGCCCGCCGAAACCAACTCCACTCTGAGCGCGGCTGCTGCCGGCTTGCATTAA
- a CDS encoding DUF6152 family protein — MMLALAGVVQAHHSFAAMYDGTKVVRLKGELTKVEWTNPHSYFYLNVKGADGKVVNWGAEGANPSALSRRGFKKGDIKIGDLIIIDGYVAKDGSKFIDARRITLPGGRVIFGGSQGDGGPGGAQ; from the coding sequence ATGATGCTTGCGCTCGCTGGAGTGGTGCAAGCCCATCATTCCTTTGCGGCGATGTATGACGGGACGAAGGTGGTGCGTCTCAAGGGAGAATTAACAAAAGTTGAGTGGACCAATCCGCATTCCTACTTCTATCTGAACGTGAAGGGCGCCGACGGGAAGGTAGTGAACTGGGGGGCGGAAGGCGCCAATCCGTCGGCGCTCTCCCGCCGTGGGTTCAAGAAGGGCGATATCAAGATTGGCGACCTGATCATCATCGACGGCTATGTGGCGAAGGATGGTTCGAAGTTCATCGACGCCCGGCGCATCACGCTGCCAGGGGGCCGCGTGATCTTTGGCGGCTCGCAGGGCGACGGCGGACCGGGCGGCGCACAGTAG
- a CDS encoding chemotaxis protein CheX → MILVFEKEQVERALSAAATEVLETMFFASVDEADGTAARGVGDERIGVQIAFQGACCGCLSLSLEAQAVQSLAAGFLGEEQEPQQEESGAVMAELANMVCGALLSRLARKAIFRLDRPVLLASPAVGRGWIEKELLLDEGLLRLAFSFDHTAVSG, encoded by the coding sequence ATGATCTTGGTTTTTGAAAAAGAGCAGGTGGAGCGCGCCTTGAGCGCGGCGGCAACCGAGGTGCTCGAGACGATGTTCTTTGCTTCAGTGGACGAGGCAGACGGCACGGCCGCCCGCGGCGTAGGAGACGAACGCATCGGGGTGCAGATCGCCTTTCAAGGGGCTTGCTGTGGTTGCTTATCGCTCTCACTCGAAGCGCAAGCGGTGCAGAGCCTGGCTGCGGGCTTCTTGGGGGAAGAGCAGGAGCCGCAGCAGGAGGAGTCTGGCGCGGTGATGGCAGAGCTGGCCAATATGGTGTGTGGTGCGCTGCTGAGCCGCCTCGCAAGGAAGGCCATCTTTCGCCTGGATCGCCCGGTCCTGCTGGCCTCGCCAGCCGTGGGGCGCGGGTGGATCGAGAAAGAACTGCTTTTGGACGAAGGCTTGCTTCGTCTTGCCTTCTCGTTTGACCACACGGCGGTTTCGGGATAA
- a CDS encoding chemotaxis protein CheD yields the protein MSDGLKHGGAMLAVGVGDLKLSGEPGATLVTYGLGSCIGVAIWDPVSRVAGMLHYMLPESQRDPAKAQQNPALYADTGIPLLFRRAYELGAEKKRLVVRVAGGAQVLEGDSLFNIGKRNYLALKKIFWKAGVMIHAEEVGGSVSRTLRLEVGSGKLLLQEAGQELRELGLRGGL from the coding sequence ATGTCCGATGGGCTGAAGCATGGAGGCGCGATGTTGGCCGTGGGGGTGGGAGACCTGAAGCTGTCGGGGGAGCCCGGGGCAACGCTGGTGACCTATGGGCTCGGCTCGTGCATTGGTGTGGCGATCTGGGACCCGGTTTCCCGGGTGGCCGGGATGCTGCATTATATGTTGCCCGAGTCGCAACGGGATCCGGCCAAGGCCCAGCAGAATCCTGCCTTGTATGCCGACACCGGGATTCCGTTGCTGTTCCGGCGGGCCTACGAACTGGGGGCGGAGAAGAAGCGGTTGGTGGTGCGGGTGGCGGGGGGCGCGCAGGTGCTCGAGGGGGACAGTCTGTTCAACATTGGAAAGCGGAATTATCTGGCGTTGAAGAAAATCTTCTGGAAGGCCGGGGTGATGATCCATGCCGAGGAAGTGGGGGGATCGGTTTCCCGGACGCTCCGTTTGGAAGTCGGCAGCGGCAAGTTGCTGTTGCAGGAGGCGGGCCAGGAACTGCGGGAACTGGGTTTGCGAGGTGGCCTGTGA
- a CDS encoding chemotaxis protein CheA, which produces MEKESHTMNCGGEEVVLDQVPPLASGGQDLDRLGQVLAEALAAPPASSSALNQDPELVGDFINESREHLQTVEKGLLVLEKEPSNPETLNAVFRSFHTIKGLAGFLEFGAIQEIAHEVETILDQARTGLILMSPSLIDLTLESADFVGTEIQRIEVQLQGNEPGPPLDASALLQRVRTAIAGGSTPAPAAVVVAKDPHALPSEPEVQEAKAKQRAPAQDAHSIRVETAKLDSLLDMVGEMVIAEAMVRLDPELAAIKNPKLQRNLNQLRRVTEEVQKIAMATRLVPVGTLFQRVNRLVRDTSRKAGKMAEVELFGEDTQLDKTIVEELTDPIMHMVRNSIDHGLEAPADRRAADKPETGRIQLRAYRQADHIQIEIADDGRGLNRDKILAKAQERGLLVAGTPLSDPEIFQLIFEPGFSTADQVTDISGRGVGMDVVKKQIQKLRGKIEIQSTAGAGTTFYLKLPLTLAIVDGLVVGVGRERLILPIFSVQEMFRPAADQVFTVQGRDEMVMVRNHLLPLIRLDRSLGVKARQQEPGESLLIVAETEGRGFVLMVDEFLGKQEVVIKSLGESLRNTPGIAGGAILGDGRVGLILDLEAIYNRRQQRAQTLRESVLLAC; this is translated from the coding sequence ATGGAGAAAGAGAGTCACACGATGAACTGTGGTGGAGAAGAGGTTGTCCTGGACCAGGTCCCTCCGCTCGCTTCGGGGGGGCAGGATCTGGACCGGCTGGGGCAGGTTCTGGCGGAGGCGTTGGCCGCACCCCCTGCTTCGTCCAGTGCCTTGAATCAGGACCCGGAACTAGTGGGCGACTTCATCAACGAGTCGCGGGAGCATTTGCAAACGGTGGAGAAGGGCTTGCTGGTTCTGGAGAAGGAGCCCTCTAATCCCGAGACGCTCAACGCCGTGTTCCGGAGCTTCCATACGATCAAGGGGCTGGCCGGCTTTCTCGAGTTTGGCGCGATCCAGGAGATCGCGCATGAAGTGGAAACCATCCTCGACCAGGCGCGTACCGGGCTGATTCTGATGTCGCCGAGTCTGATCGATCTGACTCTGGAGAGTGCGGACTTTGTCGGAACAGAGATCCAGCGGATCGAGGTGCAGCTGCAAGGGAACGAGCCCGGCCCGCCGCTGGACGCTTCTGCTTTGCTGCAGCGGGTGCGCACGGCCATTGCGGGAGGAAGCACTCCGGCGCCCGCAGCCGTTGTGGTGGCAAAAGATCCGCACGCGTTGCCGAGCGAGCCGGAAGTGCAGGAGGCCAAGGCCAAGCAACGGGCTCCGGCGCAGGACGCGCACTCGATCCGGGTGGAGACGGCCAAGCTGGATTCTCTTCTCGATATGGTTGGGGAGATGGTGATTGCAGAGGCGATGGTGCGGCTGGATCCGGAGCTGGCTGCGATCAAGAATCCGAAGCTGCAACGGAACCTGAACCAATTGCGGCGGGTGACCGAAGAGGTGCAGAAGATTGCGATGGCCACTCGCCTGGTGCCCGTGGGCACTTTGTTCCAGCGGGTGAACCGTCTGGTACGCGACACCTCCCGCAAAGCGGGGAAGATGGCGGAGGTCGAACTCTTTGGCGAGGACACGCAACTCGACAAAACGATTGTGGAAGAGTTGACTGATCCGATCATGCACATGGTGCGCAACTCGATCGATCATGGGCTGGAGGCTCCGGCAGACCGCCGTGCGGCGGACAAGCCCGAGACGGGACGCATCCAATTGCGCGCCTATCGCCAGGCCGATCACATCCAGATTGAGATTGCCGACGACGGCCGGGGCCTGAACCGGGATAAGATTCTGGCCAAGGCGCAGGAGCGCGGGCTCCTGGTCGCCGGCACCCCACTGAGCGACCCGGAGATCTTCCAGTTGATCTTCGAGCCAGGCTTCTCGACGGCAGACCAGGTGACGGATATCTCCGGCCGCGGCGTGGGCATGGATGTTGTCAAAAAGCAGATCCAAAAGCTGCGGGGAAAGATCGAGATCCAATCGACAGCTGGTGCGGGGACGACCTTCTATTTGAAGCTTCCTCTGACGCTGGCCATCGTCGATGGGCTGGTGGTGGGGGTGGGGCGGGAGCGCTTGATTCTGCCGATCTTTTCGGTCCAGGAAATGTTCCGGCCGGCTGCGGACCAGGTTTTCACCGTGCAAGGGCGCGACGAGATGGTGATGGTGCGCAACCATCTGCTGCCGCTGATTCGTCTGGACCGTTCGCTGGGTGTCAAGGCGCGGCAACAGGAGCCGGGCGAGAGTCTGCTGATCGTGGCTGAGACCGAAGGCCGGGGATTCGTACTGATGGTGGATGAATTCCTGGGTAAACAGGAGGTTGTCATCAAGAGCCTGGGCGAGAGTCTGAGGAACACGCCTGGGATCGCGGGTGGCGCCATTCTGGGGGACGGCCGGGTGGGTCTGATTCTCGATCTGGAGGCGATCTACAACAGGCGGCAACAGCGGGCCCAGACCCTGCGGGAAAGCGTGCTGTTGGCATGTTGA
- a CDS encoding response regulator, which translates to MLFNVMVVDDSPAMRRFIRRVIAISGFPVDRFLEASHGVHALAELARYPVDVVLTDINMPEMDGEALVGEMRRHHEWQSLPVIVVSTDATDARIERLMELGAQGYVTKPFAPERLRGELERVLGVFAGSGGSDDLGF; encoded by the coding sequence ATGCTTTTCAATGTGATGGTGGTGGACGATTCTCCGGCGATGCGGCGTTTCATCCGCCGGGTGATTGCGATCTCCGGTTTTCCTGTGGACCGCTTCTTGGAGGCGAGCCACGGCGTGCACGCGCTGGCCGAGTTGGCGCGTTATCCAGTCGATGTGGTGCTGACCGATATCAATATGCCCGAGATGGATGGTGAGGCCCTGGTGGGCGAAATGCGGCGGCACCACGAGTGGCAAAGCTTGCCTGTGATCGTGGTTTCTACGGATGCCACCGATGCGCGCATCGAGCGGTTGATGGAGTTGGGCGCCCAGGGTTATGTGACAAAGCCTTTTGCCCCGGAGCGCTTGCGGGGAGAACTGGAGCGGGTGCTGGGCGTGTTTGCTGGATCTGGGGGGAGTGATGATCTTGGTTTTTGA
- a CDS encoding energy transducer TonB, protein MKAIRAILGICLLGLPLIAEVRVSHADAVKNALKHPAPEYSPMAKQMRIQGDVEVEVKIAESGEVADVKVVTGNPMLSTTVVRAIKDWRFTPFTEGGKASPAVANLRFTFRQ, encoded by the coding sequence ATGAAAGCAATACGAGCCATCCTTGGAATCTGCCTGCTGGGCTTGCCCCTGATTGCGGAGGTCCGCGTGAGCCACGCAGACGCCGTGAAGAATGCCTTGAAGCACCCGGCCCCGGAATACAGCCCGATGGCGAAACAGATGCGGATCCAGGGAGATGTGGAAGTGGAGGTCAAAATCGCCGAGAGTGGCGAGGTGGCCGATGTGAAGGTGGTGACCGGGAATCCGATGTTGTCTACGACCGTTGTCCGGGCGATCAAGGACTGGAGATTCACTCCCTTTACCGAAGGCGGCAAGGCCTCGCCGGCCGTTGCGAATTTGCGCTTCACCTTCCGCCAATAG
- a CDS encoding chemotaxis protein CheW gives MPPATLTAPIASKEERAGKYLAFHLGAEEFGIPVLKVREIMGIQEITAVPHTPIYTKGVINLRGKVIPVLDLRLRFNMPEAAYTQRTCIIVTEVAGECGNVLIGAIVDGVSEVLNLSAAEIEDTPDFGGEVGTNGLLGMAKVKGKVKILLNIECILSQEDLNELGKFLK, from the coding sequence TTGCCTCCAGCCACGCTCACTGCCCCCATTGCTTCCAAAGAAGAACGCGCGGGGAAATATCTTGCTTTCCACCTGGGAGCCGAGGAATTCGGCATTCCCGTTTTGAAGGTACGCGAAATCATGGGCATCCAGGAAATTACGGCGGTGCCGCACACTCCGATCTATACCAAAGGCGTCATCAACCTGCGCGGGAAGGTGATTCCCGTGCTGGACCTCCGGCTGCGATTCAATATGCCGGAGGCGGCGTATACCCAGCGCACCTGCATCATCGTCACCGAGGTGGCCGGGGAGTGCGGGAATGTGCTCATTGGCGCGATCGTCGACGGCGTCAGCGAGGTGTTGAACCTGAGTGCGGCGGAGATTGAAGACACGCCGGATTTTGGGGGCGAGGTGGGGACCAACGGATTGCTGGGGATGGCAAAGGTGAAAGGAAAAGTGAAGATCCTGCTGAATATCGAGTGCATCCTGTCCCAGGAAGATCTGAACGAACTTGGGAAGTTTCTGAAGTAG